From the genome of Pseudomonadota bacterium:
CGATTCTCCATCAGGCGTCGACACGAGCGATACTCCCGGCGGACCATTGCTGATAATGGCCGGTGCCGGCACCGGCAAAACCACCACAATCGCCCATCGCGTTGCCTGGCTGCTGGCGAATAATGTGTCGCCGGCGAGCATTCTGTTGATGACATTCAGCCGTCGCGCGGCGCGCGAAATGACGCAGCGTGCTGTGCATGTGCTCAATCATCGAGGCGGGCACACCCGCTTTCCGTGGGCCGGCACCTTTCATGGCATTGCGCACAAGCTATTGCGCCAATACGCTCGACATATTTCGCTGGCGCCCGAGTTCTCTATTCTCGATCGGAGTGACGCCGCCGATTTAATGGATGTGTGCCGACAGGAACTGAACTTGTCGTCGTTGGATAAACGCTTTCCGCGTAAGTCGGCGTGCCTTGAAATTTACTCCTTGTGCACCAATCGCCAACAGTCGTTGGAGGACATCCTCACTGAGGAGTATCCCTGGTGCCGTGATTGGGAAGATGAGCTCGGCCGGTTGTTTAAGCGCTACGTGTCGCTCAAGCAACACACCGCGTCACTCGATTACGACGATCTGTTGCTTTATTGGTACTACATGATGCAGGAACCTTGGCTGGCCAAAGAGATCGGCGAGCTATTTTCTCATGTGCTGGTGGATGAGTATCAGGACACCAATCTACTGCAGGCCTCGATACTCAAAGCGCTCAAACCAAGCGGCGCGGGCGTGACGGTAGTGGGAGATGATGCACAATCGATCTATCGGTTCCGCGCGGCAGATGTCAATAACATACGAGAGTTTGCTGCACAGTACGACCAGCCGGCTGCCGTGATCGATCTCGAGCAAAATTATCGCTCTCACCAACGTATTCTGGATTTCGCCAACACACTCATGCATGGCGACGCCCAGTCGCATCGCAAGCGGCTGCGTTCGGCACGTGAAGAGGGGGAGCAACCATTCTATGTGACCGTCGAGGATGACGCTTGTCAGGCTCGATATATCGCCGAACAGATACTCAGGCAGCGCGAGGATGGGATTGCGCTCAAGCAACAGGCCGTTTTGTTTCGAAACAGTCACCACAGCGATCGGCTTGAAGTGGAGTTAGCGCGGCGAAATATTCCGTTCGTCAAATACGGTGGGCTGAAGTTTCTCGAGGCTTCGCATGTCAAAGACCTGCTGTGCTTATTGCGATGGGGCGTAAATCCTAAGGACCAGCTGGCCGGTTTTCGGAGTATGCAGTTATTGAGCGGAATCGGTCCGAAGCTTGCTCAGAAAGCCTGGGACTACTTCACACTTCACGCCTGTCGATTCGATGCGTTGGCGCGTTTCAATGTGCCTGAAAGCGCGAAGTCCGCGTGGCGCGAACTCACAAGCGAACTCGGGCGCTGTGCGTCCGAGGGACTTGATGTGGTCTTGCCGGCGTTGGCGCACTGGTATCAACCTCAGTTGGACCGGCTTTACGATGACGCCGGCGTACGCTGGCAGGATGTTAACCAATTGATGAGCTTGGCTTCCCAAGCGACGGATGCGGAGCATTTCTTAGCGGATCTGACCCTCGATCCGCCCAGCAAAAGCGGCGATTTGGCCGGGGCACCGCTCAAAGACGAAGACTATTTGATTTTGTCTACCGTTCACTCGGCGAAAGGGCAAGAATGGCACAGCGTGTTTGTTCTGAATGTGGTGGATGGCAGCTTTCCATCCGAATTTGCCACAGGCAAGGACGAACTGATCGAAGAAGAACGGCGGCTGTTGTATGTCGCCGCGACGCGCGCCAAAGATCGGCTCCATCTACTGGTGCCACTTCGGTTTTACGTGCCGCAGCAGCCTCGTCACGGCGATAATCATGTTTACGGTGCGCAAAGTCGCTTCATGACCCACGCGCTCCTTACGCATTGTCAGCGAACGTTTTACGGCCAGCAGCAGGCGACGAGTGAACTGGGCAAAGCGATCGCGCATCTGGATTTGCCGTCGCGGATTAGCGATTTGTGGTAGACGCTGCGACAACACCCAATGAACTGTAAGCATGAGCGTGGGCCGGCACCGCACGAACCTGTTTGGTTCGCTGGAAGACGATATCCATTGCTGCATAACGGGCGACCGAGCGCGTCCGGCTCGCGGTGGGCGCGAACGACGATGGGTTAGAGCAGAATCGCGGCGACGCAGCCGGTCAGCTGTGTGGCAAGCGTACCGGCCACGATGGCGCGAATGCCCAAGCGCGCGACATCCTGTTTACGATCCGGCGCCATGCCGCCAATGCCGCCGATGAGTATGGCGACCGAGCTGAAGTTGGCGAAGCCGCACAGTGCATAGGAGGTGATGGCCGCTGAACGCGCGGAAATCCCCTCGTTTGCCATCAGCACGCCTAAGTCTTGGTACGCCAGAAACTCATTCACGACCGTTTTCATGCCGATCAGAGAGCCGACCGCGCGCGCTTCTTCCCATGGAATGCCCATACACCAGGCGAGCGGCGCCAGTATCCAGCCGAGAATGCCTTGCAGTGTGAGTCCCTCGACCCCAAACAGGCCGCCAGCACTGCCAATCAATGCATTAATGATTTCGATGAGGGCAACGAACGCAATAAGCAATACTAGAATGTTGGCGGCCAGTCGCATGGCGGCAAGTGCGCCATCGGCCGCCGCATCGATCACGTTAACGGAGGTGCGCGGGATGTCGGCGTGATCGGTGCCAAAGGTGTCGGGCGTGCGGGTTTCCGGCACCATGATTTTGGCGATGACCAATGCCGCAGGGGCGGACATGAGACTGGCTGTGACCAAGTGCCCCGCGTAGTCGGCACCGATAAACTGCGTGTAGGCGATCATCACCGAGCCCGCTACCGTCGCCATGCCGGTGGCCATAAGGGCAAACAACTCGGATTCAGTCATGCGCGAAATATAGGGCTTTACCATCAGCGGAGCCTCGGTTTGCCCAACAAAAATGTTGGCCACGGCAGCCAGGCTTTCTGCGGCCGAGAGCCCCATGGCGCGCGACATAAGGCGAGCCACTGCACGGACGATAATCTGGGCGATGCCCAGGTGATAAAATATCTGAAACAACGCGCCCATCACGATGATGCCCGGCAGCACGTTAAGCGCAAACGAAAAGCCGGTTTCCATCAACGAGCCGAATACAAACGCCGACCCTTTATCGATAAACCCTTGAAGACCAGTGACGCCAC
Proteins encoded in this window:
- a CDS encoding ATP-dependent helicase; the protein is MSDVLDTACDAVKEALETAAPPDATGINGAMSLNPQQTKAVRYGVPQSTVDSPSGVDTSDTPGGPLLIMAGAGTGKTTTIAHRVAWLLANNVSPASILLMTFSRRAAREMTQRAVHVLNHRGGHTRFPWAGTFHGIAHKLLRQYARHISLAPEFSILDRSDAADLMDVCRQELNLSSLDKRFPRKSACLEIYSLCTNRQQSLEDILTEEYPWCRDWEDELGRLFKRYVSLKQHTASLDYDDLLLYWYYMMQEPWLAKEIGELFSHVLVDEYQDTNLLQASILKALKPSGAGVTVVGDDAQSIYRFRAADVNNIREFAAQYDQPAAVIDLEQNYRSHQRILDFANTLMHGDAQSHRKRLRSAREEGEQPFYVTVEDDACQARYIAEQILRQREDGIALKQQAVLFRNSHHSDRLEVELARRNIPFVKYGGLKFLEASHVKDLLCLLRWGVNPKDQLAGFRSMQLLSGIGPKLAQKAWDYFTLHACRFDALARFNVPESAKSAWRELTSELGRCASEGLDVVLPALAHWYQPQLDRLYDDAGVRWQDVNQLMSLASQATDAEHFLADLTLDPPSKSGDLAGAPLKDEDYLILSTVHSAKGQEWHSVFVLNVVDGSFPSEFATGKDELIEEERRLLYVAATRAKDRLHLLVPLRFYVPQQPRHGDNHVYGAQSRFMTHALLTHCQRTFYGQQQATSELGKAIAHLDLPSRISDLW
- a CDS encoding nucleoside transporter C-terminal domain-containing protein; amino-acid sequence: MSHSERNLSMTFRWITVNLAWGKIGDADLDHLTQRITAVFGIVVMLGIAWLLSSARNRFPWRIALWGLAIQFALGLVFLGTSMGQRFFDGLESGVTGLQGFIDKGSAFVFGSLMETGFSFALNVLPGIIVMGALFQIFYHLGIAQIIVRAVARLMSRAMGLSAAESLAAVANIFVGQTEAPLMVKPYISRMTESELFALMATGMATVAGSVMIAYTQFIGADYAGHLVTASLMSAPAALVIAKIMVPETRTPDTFGTDHADIPRTSVNVIDAAADGALAAMRLAANILVLLIAFVALIEIINALIGSAGGLFGVEGLTLQGILGWILAPLAWCMGIPWEEARAVGSLIGMKTVVNEFLAYQDLGVLMANEGISARSAAITSYALCGFANFSSVAILIGGIGGMAPDRKQDVARLGIRAIVAGTLATQLTGCVAAILL